In Devosia sp. 1566, a single genomic region encodes these proteins:
- a CDS encoding DnaJ family molecular chaperone, translated as MLCCVRKVEENKDRWEKLSAFLGSFTRRTGLAGSVANILDPDTWLPGGRDAAFTLALIALSAKMAVADGAVTASEVRAFNATVEVSQEQEPQVERLFNLAKQDVAGFESYARKIGRFFADSPDTLEHVLDSLFFIATADGMVHEAELEYLHSVSNIFGFDEARFEQISAQHVMLDSDLDPYLVLGLTPGAPPEEVRRVYRLLVAEHHPDRLIAKGVPEELIEVATARMAAINLAYQAITKPRVQPLLPSSA; from the coding sequence ATGCTGTGCTGTGTGCGCAAAGTGGAAGAGAACAAGGATCGCTGGGAGAAACTCTCGGCCTTTCTCGGCTCGTTCACGCGTCGCACTGGACTGGCCGGCTCTGTTGCCAATATCCTTGATCCCGACACCTGGCTGCCGGGCGGACGCGACGCGGCCTTTACCCTCGCGTTGATTGCGCTATCGGCCAAGATGGCGGTGGCCGATGGGGCGGTGACCGCCTCGGAAGTGCGTGCCTTCAACGCGACGGTCGAAGTCTCCCAGGAGCAGGAGCCTCAGGTTGAGCGCTTGTTCAACCTGGCCAAGCAGGATGTAGCGGGTTTTGAAAGCTATGCCCGCAAGATCGGCCGCTTTTTCGCCGACAGTCCCGACACGCTCGAGCATGTGCTCGATAGCCTGTTCTTTATCGCGACCGCCGACGGCATGGTGCATGAGGCCGAACTGGAATATCTCCACTCCGTCAGCAACATCTTCGGCTTTGATGAAGCGCGCTTCGAGCAGATCTCGGCCCAGCATGTCATGCTGGACAGCGATCTTGACCCCTATCTCGTGCTTGGCCTGACTCCCGGCGCGCCACCCGAAGAAGTGCGTCGCGTTTATCGCCTTCTTGTTGCCGAACACCACCCTGATCGTCTCATCGCCAAGGGCGTGCCCGAGGAGCTGATCGAGGTTGCTACAGCGCGCATGGCGGCGATTAATCTGGCCTATCAGGCGATTACCAAGCCACGCGTCCAGCCGCTGCTGCCCAGCAGTGCTTGA
- the metF gene encoding methylenetetrahydrofolate reductase [NAD(P)H], translated as MIEDSDRTSRQLAEKRPPLHLSFEFFPPKNDATEERFWESLHKLAPLHPEFVSVTYGAGGTTRERTLRMVSSITDQTGLSGAAHLTCVGATRDEVDAVVRAYQAAGVNRIVALRGDPPEGVGQPFTPHPEGYRNAADLVAGIRRIGDFDISVAAYPERHPQSPDWQSDIDNLKSKLDAGATRAITQMFFNNADYLRFLERARAAGITAPIIPGIQPIHSFKQISGFAARCGASIPPWMAERFEGLDDDPETHALVASAVAAEQVTELLDEGVTAFHFYTLNRSNLVLALARLLGRRAN; from the coding sequence ATGATCGAAGACAGCGACCGCACCAGCCGGCAACTTGCGGAAAAGCGCCCGCCGCTTCACCTTTCCTTTGAGTTTTTCCCCCCCAAGAACGACGCTACCGAGGAGCGCTTCTGGGAAAGCCTGCACAAGCTCGCGCCGCTCCACCCCGAATTCGTTTCCGTCACCTATGGCGCCGGGGGCACGACGCGCGAACGCACCTTGCGCATGGTGTCGAGCATCACCGACCAGACCGGGCTATCGGGTGCCGCGCACCTGACCTGCGTCGGCGCCACGCGCGACGAGGTTGATGCCGTCGTGCGCGCTTATCAAGCCGCCGGGGTCAACCGCATCGTTGCCCTGCGCGGCGATCCGCCGGAAGGGGTAGGGCAGCCCTTCACGCCCCATCCCGAAGGCTACCGCAACGCCGCGGACCTCGTCGCCGGTATCCGCCGCATCGGTGATTTCGACATTTCCGTCGCGGCCTATCCCGAGCGGCACCCGCAAAGCCCCGATTGGCAGAGCGATATCGATAATTTGAAGAGCAAGCTCGACGCCGGCGCCACCCGCGCGATCACGCAGATGTTCTTCAACAACGCCGACTACCTGCGGTTCCTGGAACGTGCTCGCGCCGCCGGCATCACCGCGCCGATCATCCCCGGCATCCAGCCCATCCACAGCTTCAAGCAGATCTCGGGCTTTGCCGCTCGCTGCGGCGCTTCCATCCCACCCTGGATGGCCGAGCGATTCGAGGGCCTGGACGATGATCCGGAAACCCATGCGCTCGTGGCCTCCGCCGTGGCTGCAGAGCAGGTCACCGAGCTACTCGACGAAGGCGTCACCGCCTTCCACTTCTATACGCTCAACCGCTCCAACCTGGTGCTGGCGCTTGCCCGGCTGCTGGGTCGGCGCGCCAATTAA
- a CDS encoding metalloregulator ArsR/SmtB family transcription factor — MAELAELVGVLKAAGEGTRLRLLALLAGGDHSVKDLTEILDQSQPRVSRHLKLLADAGLVQRNAEGAWAYYGLAQDGEAGAVAQWLVGRVDHTDPERVRDCERQAEVRAAQQAQAAHYFAKVAGSWDLLKTLHVPEDAVESAVLEGFQAGPVELLVDLGTGTGRMLQLLADRYKRGIGVDSSREMLSVARARLGSAGVTHAQVRLGDIAELDPALGPADAIVIHQVLHYFDDPGRMLMGARELLKPGGQMVIVDFAPHELEFLRTEHAHRRLGLSQAQMSGWAASAGLQVQTVREFPSDNGERGLTVCLWRLCA, encoded by the coding sequence ATGGCTGAGTTGGCGGAATTGGTGGGAGTGCTCAAGGCGGCAGGTGAGGGGACTCGCCTGCGCCTTCTGGCTTTACTCGCTGGCGGGGATCATTCCGTCAAGGACCTGACCGAAATCCTTGATCAAAGCCAGCCGCGCGTTTCGCGCCATCTCAAGCTCCTAGCCGATGCTGGCCTCGTGCAACGCAATGCCGAGGGCGCCTGGGCTTATTACGGCCTCGCCCAGGACGGCGAAGCGGGAGCGGTTGCGCAATGGCTGGTGGGGCGGGTGGATCACACCGACCCGGAGCGGGTGCGCGACTGCGAACGGCAGGCCGAGGTGCGTGCCGCCCAGCAGGCGCAGGCGGCGCATTACTTCGCCAAGGTCGCCGGCAGCTGGGACCTGCTCAAAACGCTCCATGTTCCTGAAGACGCCGTCGAATCGGCTGTGCTTGAAGGCTTCCAGGCAGGGCCGGTGGAGTTGCTGGTTGATCTGGGTACCGGCACCGGGCGCATGCTCCAGCTGCTGGCCGATCGCTACAAGCGCGGCATCGGCGTTGATTCCAGCCGCGAAATGTTGAGCGTGGCGCGCGCGCGGCTTGGCTCGGCCGGCGTAACCCATGCGCAGGTGCGGCTCGGAGACATAGCCGAGCTCGACCCGGCACTCGGACCCGCCGATGCCATCGTGATCCACCAGGTCCTGCATTATTTCGATGATCCGGGCCGCATGCTGATGGGCGCGCGCGAATTGCTCAAGCCAGGCGGGCAGATGGTGATTGTCGATTTTGCCCCTCATGAACTGGAATTCCTGCGCACCGAGCACGCGCATCGTCGGCTGGGCTTGTCCCAGGCGCAGATGAGCGGTTGGGCCGCGAGTGCCGGGCTGCAGGTTCAGACCGTGCGGGAATTCCCCAGTGACAATGGCGAACGCGGGCTGACCGTCTGCCTGTGGCGCCTCTGCGCATAA
- a CDS encoding DUF2336 domain-containing protein: MNELDQGQRAFSSFRVLNGEDNHSEREQLFRNMAQLFSYVSDRCDDEQVAQYDEVLCHLAELVEVEARAHVAKLLAPLERAPGTVVVKLANDDIEVARPLLEFSNVLSDDDLIDIISKQSEAHRVAIASRPSVPERVGEAIIEHGETSSLVRLVRNSHAEFDRATLQKLVARATQDAEIAHDLRGRHDLDWQSLRGEIHQLSDKVLEDLSRAESTLDPVAAGKVNAVVFNRIRNGVGFAASEWKLAYNQVKALSDRKQLDDRALARFARFGYGHHAAAAISVMLRITPEVVVKWLASQDYVAVSVALKAAGVAPDLFAALFAVLPWRDLPSAEDKALIQQRFVGMDREEADEIFALWRAHSFRKRTATDERASA, from the coding sequence ATGAACGAACTCGATCAAGGCCAACGCGCATTCTCCAGCTTCCGGGTCTTGAATGGCGAGGACAATCACTCCGAGCGCGAACAGCTGTTCCGCAACATGGCGCAATTGTTCAGCTATGTTTCCGACCGCTGCGACGACGAGCAGGTTGCCCAGTATGACGAGGTGCTTTGCCACCTGGCCGAGCTGGTCGAGGTGGAAGCGCGCGCCCATGTCGCCAAGTTGCTGGCGCCACTGGAACGCGCTCCGGGCACTGTCGTGGTCAAGCTCGCCAATGATGATATCGAAGTAGCGCGTCCGCTGCTCGAATTCTCCAATGTCCTCAGTGACGACGATCTGATCGACATCATCAGCAAGCAGAGCGAAGCGCATCGTGTCGCCATTGCTAGTCGCCCCAGCGTGCCCGAACGGGTGGGCGAGGCCATTATCGAGCATGGCGAGACTTCCTCGCTGGTGCGGCTGGTGCGCAATTCCCATGCCGAGTTCGACCGGGCGACGTTGCAAAAGCTGGTCGCCCGCGCCACCCAGGACGCCGAGATCGCCCATGACCTGCGCGGCCGGCACGATCTGGATTGGCAGTCGCTGCGCGGCGAGATCCACCAGCTGTCGGATAAGGTGCTGGAAGATCTCTCGCGGGCCGAAAGCACGCTGGATCCGGTGGCCGCTGGCAAGGTCAACGCGGTGGTGTTCAACCGCATCCGCAATGGCGTCGGCTTTGCCGCCTCCGAGTGGAAGCTGGCCTATAACCAGGTCAAGGCGCTGTCCGATCGCAAGCAGTTGGACGACCGCGCGCTCGCGCGCTTTGCTCGCTTTGGCTATGGCCACCACGCGGCCGCTGCCATTAGCGTAATGCTGCGCATCACCCCCGAAGTGGTGGTGAAGTGGCTCGCGAGCCAGGACTATGTCGCGGTAAGCGTCGCGCTCAAGGCCGCGGGCGTTGCGCCCGACCTGTTTGCAGCCCTTTTTGCCGTGCTGCCCTGGCGCGATCTGCCCAGTGCCGAAGACAAGGCATTGATCCAGCAGCGTTTCGTTGGCATGGATCGCGAGGAAGCCGACGAGATATTTGCGCTGTGGCGGGCCCATTCCTTCCGCAAGCGCACCGCGACCGACGAACGCGCCTCCGCCTAG
- a CDS encoding catalase — MSDRPRLTTTAGAPVTDNQNAKTVGPRGPVLLEDYQLIEKLAHQNRERVPERVVHAKGWGAYGTLTVTEDITRYSRAALFSHVGKQTEMLLRFSTVAGEQGAADAERDVRGFSLKFYTEEGNWDIVGNNTPVFFVADPYKFPDFIHTQKRHPRTNLRSGTAMWDFWSLCPESLHQVTILMSDRGIPQAPMYMNGYGSHTFSMWNANGERFWVKFHFKTQQGHRTFTNREAEGVIAKSRESYQEELYTTIENGQFPKWTFFIQVMPEGEEDEFESRTGWSAFDLTKVWPHADYPLIKVGEIELNKNPENYFQHIEQAAFNPSNVVPGIGFSPDKMLQGRLFSYPDAQRYRIGVHYQSIEVNKPRCPVHHYHRDGEATLGMRTNADAYYEPNSFGGPVEDPSFAEPPHRYEGVVGRYDFRGTADHFSQPRALFALFDEGQRQRLFSNIAEAMNGIPQFIEDRQLALFDQVDPAYGAGVRAALVKVKGETDAEKTSSISTSHSSEVGSH, encoded by the coding sequence GTGAGCGACAGACCAAGACTGACCACCACCGCCGGTGCGCCGGTTACCGATAACCAGAATGCCAAGACCGTCGGCCCGCGTGGCCCGGTGCTGCTCGAGGACTACCAGCTGATTGAAAAGCTCGCGCACCAGAATCGCGAGCGCGTTCCCGAGCGCGTGGTGCATGCCAAGGGCTGGGGCGCCTATGGCACCCTGACCGTCACCGAGGACATCACGCGTTATAGCCGTGCCGCCTTGTTCTCGCATGTTGGCAAGCAAACCGAAATGCTGCTCCGCTTCTCGACCGTGGCCGGCGAGCAGGGTGCCGCCGACGCAGAACGCGACGTGCGCGGCTTCTCGCTCAAATTTTATACCGAAGAGGGCAACTGGGACATCGTGGGCAACAACACGCCCGTGTTCTTTGTCGCGGATCCCTACAAGTTCCCTGACTTCATCCACACTCAAAAGCGCCATCCGCGCACCAATCTGCGCTCGGGTACCGCCATGTGGGATTTCTGGTCGCTGTGCCCGGAATCGCTGCACCAGGTCACCATCCTGATGTCCGACCGCGGCATCCCCCAGGCGCCGATGTATATGAACGGCTACGGCTCCCACACTTTCTCAATGTGGAATGCCAATGGCGAGCGATTCTGGGTGAAGTTCCACTTCAAGACCCAGCAGGGCCACCGCACCTTCACCAATCGTGAAGCTGAGGGCGTCATTGCCAAGTCGCGCGAGAGCTACCAGGAAGAGCTTTACACCACGATCGAGAACGGTCAGTTCCCCAAGTGGACCTTCTTCATCCAGGTCATGCCGGAAGGCGAAGAAGACGAGTTTGAGAGCCGCACCGGCTGGAGCGCGTTCGACCTGACCAAGGTCTGGCCCCATGCCGACTATCCGCTGATCAAGGTCGGCGAGATCGAGCTCAACAAGAACCCCGAGAACTACTTCCAGCACATCGAGCAGGCTGCGTTCAACCCGTCCAACGTCGTCCCAGGCATTGGCTTTTCGCCTGACAAGATGCTGCAGGGCCGCTTGTTCTCCTATCCCGATGCGCAGCGCTACCGTATCGGCGTCCACTATCAGTCGATCGAGGTCAACAAGCCCCGCTGCCCGGTGCATCACTATCATCGCGACGGCGAAGCCACGCTCGGTATGCGCACCAATGCGGACGCTTATTACGAGCCCAACAGCTTTGGCGGCCCGGTGGAAGATCCAAGCTTTGCCGAACCACCGCACCGCTATGAAGGCGTTGTGGGCCGCTATGACTTCCGTGGCACGGCCGATCACTTTAGCCAGCCGCGGGCACTGTTTGCCCTTTTTGACGAAGGCCAGCGCCAGCGGCTGTTCTCCAACATTGCCGAAGCCATGAACGGCATCCCCCAGTTCATCGAAGATCGCCAGCTGGCGTTGTTCGATCAGGTGGACCCGGCCTATGGCGCCGGCGTCCGGGCGGCTTTGGTCAAGGTGAAGGGCGAAACCGATGCCGAGAAGACCTCGAGCATCAGCACCAGCCACAGCAGCGAAGTCGGCTCGCACTAA